In the genome of Saprospira sp. CCB-QB6, one region contains:
- the folD gene encoding bifunctional methylenetetrahydrofolate dehydrogenase/methenyltetrahydrofolate cyclohydrolase FolD, with protein MQLLDGKALSQSIQLELKAEVEQLLAQGGRAPHLVAVLVGEHPASASYVRNKMRACERANFRSSLKQLAADISQEELLAEIAALNQDPEVDGYILQLPLPAHIDEHLVTQAVAPEKDVDGFHPYNLGQMLLGEDCYLPATPMGMITLLERYGIETAGKEAVVIGRSNIVGRPMSVLLSRKHPQGDCTVTLLHSRSRDMAEHCRRADIIVAAIGRANFLTADMVKEGAIILDVGINAVDDSKAKRGYRLVGDVDFDALKDKVSAMTPVPGGVGPMTVVSLLMNCLKAYKTGAGKALENQ; from the coding sequence ATGCAACTTTTAGATGGTAAAGCCCTCTCTCAAAGTATTCAGTTAGAGCTCAAAGCAGAAGTAGAACAGCTCCTTGCCCAAGGCGGCCGTGCCCCTCATTTGGTGGCCGTATTGGTTGGCGAGCATCCGGCTTCGGCCAGCTATGTACGCAATAAAATGCGGGCTTGTGAAAGAGCTAATTTTCGTTCTAGTTTGAAGCAATTGGCGGCAGATATTAGCCAGGAAGAATTGTTGGCAGAAATAGCTGCGCTCAATCAAGATCCTGAAGTGGATGGCTATATTTTGCAGTTGCCATTGCCTGCTCATATAGATGAACACTTAGTGACGCAGGCGGTTGCGCCCGAGAAGGATGTAGATGGATTTCATCCCTATAATTTGGGACAAATGTTATTGGGCGAAGATTGTTATTTGCCAGCTACGCCCATGGGGATGATCACGCTTTTGGAGCGTTATGGGATCGAGACCGCGGGCAAAGAAGCGGTTGTGATTGGTCGCTCGAACATTGTGGGTCGTCCGATGAGTGTATTGCTTTCTCGCAAGCATCCGCAGGGCGATTGTACGGTGACGCTTTTACATAGTCGTAGCCGAGATATGGCTGAGCATTGTCGGCGGGCCGATATTATTGTGGCGGCTATTGGTCGAGCTAATTTCTTAACGGCTGATATGGTCAAAGAAGGGGCGATAATCTTGGATGTGGGCATCAATGCCGTAGATGATTCCAAGGCCAAAAGAGGGTACCGTTTGGTGGGAGATGTTGATTTTGATGCCTTAAAAGATAAAGTATCGGCGATGACGCCCGTGCCTGGAGGCGTTGGTCCAATGACCGTTGTTTCCTTATTGATGAACTGCCTAAAAGCCTATAAAACAGGTGCAGGCAAAGCCCTAGAAAACCAGTAA
- a CDS encoding OmpP1/FadL family transporter, whose protein sequence is MMNKFSLFVFFSIFSTTLMAQMSSDALLFSERIQPNTARSLAVGGALGALGADMSSLNGNPAGLAVYRGAEFSISPGLQFANIKSQFLADSTLPRSSNNRLSFNMGSVGLVLANEQSTDWRFVNFGISFGKIASFNRTYSFSGTSTGSRIINFTQEANAANAVPDDLDPFEERLAWDAYFIDNPGGGTDYVGSVVDSNRAYIQKSQLVRQSGGINELNIALAGNYKNKLYIGGSLGITFLNFRDFRSYSETEPTGNMDFKSLNFDEIRTVRGTGINLKLGLIYRVNKRLRVGLNMHTPTAMSLTENLDTELSGAVVWNDTLRETSATEPWVSPTAEYKQDFFSPWVFALSMGHTFGGKTDPIKGYLGIDGEYLNYAGSSFALQASDENATAGDQAFIDAVNNAIVDTYQGAYRLRVGGELAIKTLRLRAGYRLQSSPYLDQVQGVDDLRHDISAGIGFRQEHIFFDLSYMRTIRDFEYSPYYATSIYNNPRTSNSETVGLFMMTLGFRF, encoded by the coding sequence ATGATGAACAAATTTAGTCTCTTCGTATTTTTCTCCATCTTCAGTACGACCCTTATGGCCCAAATGAGCAGCGATGCCCTGCTCTTTTCCGAACGCATACAACCCAATACTGCCCGTAGCCTTGCCGTTGGCGGCGCTCTAGGCGCCTTAGGAGCCGATATGAGCAGCCTCAATGGCAATCCCGCCGGACTAGCCGTTTACCGAGGCGCTGAGTTTAGTATTAGCCCTGGCCTACAATTCGCCAATATCAAAAGCCAGTTTTTAGCCGATAGTACACTCCCCCGCTCTAGCAACAACCGCCTGAGCTTTAATATGGGCTCAGTGGGCCTAGTCCTCGCCAATGAACAAAGTACAGATTGGCGCTTTGTCAATTTTGGTATTAGCTTCGGCAAAATCGCCTCTTTTAACAGAACCTATTCTTTTTCTGGAACCTCTACGGGCTCTCGCATTATTAACTTCACCCAAGAGGCCAATGCCGCCAATGCCGTTCCCGATGATTTAGACCCCTTTGAAGAACGCCTCGCTTGGGATGCCTACTTTATTGATAACCCAGGCGGCGGCACCGATTATGTAGGCTCGGTAGTCGATTCTAATCGCGCTTATATTCAAAAAAGCCAACTGGTCCGCCAATCTGGAGGCATCAATGAACTCAATATTGCCCTAGCAGGTAACTACAAAAACAAGCTCTATATTGGTGGAAGCTTGGGCATTACTTTCCTCAACTTCAGAGATTTTAGAAGTTATAGCGAAACAGAACCCACGGGAAACATGGACTTTAAATCGCTTAATTTTGACGAAATCCGTACCGTCCGAGGAACAGGCATCAACCTCAAACTGGGCCTTATTTATCGGGTCAACAAACGCCTAAGAGTGGGACTCAATATGCATACCCCCACAGCCATGAGCCTGACCGAAAATCTAGATACCGAACTTAGTGGGGCCGTTGTTTGGAATGATACCCTTAGAGAAACATCAGCTACCGAACCTTGGGTCTCTCCTACGGCAGAGTACAAACAGGATTTCTTTTCTCCCTGGGTTTTTGCCCTCAGTATGGGACATACCTTTGGTGGAAAAACCGACCCCATTAAGGGCTATTTGGGCATAGATGGCGAATATCTCAATTATGCAGGCAGTAGCTTTGCCCTCCAAGCTTCTGATGAAAATGCCACCGCAGGCGACCAAGCCTTTATTGATGCGGTAAACAATGCAATTGTAGACACTTATCAGGGCGCTTACCGACTAAGAGTTGGGGGCGAACTGGCCATCAAAACCCTACGCTTAAGAGCCGGCTACCGCCTACAAAGCTCTCCTTATTTGGACCAAGTGCAGGGGGTAGATGATTTGCGCCATGATATTTCGGCAGGGATTGGGTTCCGCCAAGAACATATCTTTTTTGATCTTAGCTATATGCGGACCATCAGAGATTTTGAATACTCTCCCTATTATGCAACTTCTATCTATAATAATCCCAGAACGAGCAATAGCGAAACTGTTGGGCTTTTTATGATGACCCTAGGGTTTAGATTCTAA
- a CDS encoding porin family protein, producing MKNFLLLCCFLGSAFSTALFAQIDARFGFKAGANIGTIMGPAEENAQGESLDGYSWTTKVHISATVEVPINDYIGLAAELGFSQRGSRYRFEADNAYLSIPSLNETFEGQTRVKSVNITNGYVEVPILFYVRPIKDKVQLDFGPSFSFLVSSRGLGILKYGDLSEGSSLGDDFVEINLDHSYLRDAAGELNSDFTRTGQLDQRSITYPADLGGYYFFDKKDGPAYRYFDMGLNFGASYYFTKGLRVGARAYYGLLDITNNNYDIEQQALDDNRNFILRDDFDRNFSLQIFVGLQF from the coding sequence ATGAAAAACTTCTTACTGTTATGCTGTTTTTTGGGCAGTGCTTTTTCGACTGCCTTATTTGCGCAAATTGATGCTCGCTTTGGATTTAAGGCGGGGGCTAATATTGGGACCATTATGGGGCCTGCGGAAGAGAATGCCCAGGGGGAAAGTCTGGATGGTTATAGTTGGACGACCAAGGTGCATATTTCGGCCACCGTGGAGGTTCCGATCAATGATTATATTGGTTTGGCTGCGGAGCTGGGATTTTCTCAGCGGGGGAGTCGTTATCGGTTTGAGGCGGATAATGCTTACCTCAGTATTCCCTCGCTCAATGAGACGTTTGAGGGACAAACGAGAGTAAAATCGGTCAATATTACCAATGGTTATGTAGAGGTTCCGATCTTGTTTTATGTGCGTCCGATTAAGGATAAAGTGCAATTAGATTTTGGTCCGAGCTTTTCTTTTTTGGTCTCTTCCAGAGGATTAGGTATATTAAAGTATGGAGACTTGAGTGAGGGCAGCAGCTTAGGCGATGACTTTGTAGAGATCAATTTGGATCATAGTTATTTGCGGGATGCGGCTGGCGAGCTCAATAGTGATTTTACGAGAACGGGGCAATTGGACCAGCGCAGCATTACTTATCCTGCGGATTTGGGCGGTTATTATTTCTTTGATAAAAAGGATGGTCCGGCCTATCGCTACTTTGATATGGGCCTCAACTTTGGCGCATCTTACTACTTTACGAAAGGGTTGCGCGTAGGGGCTAGAGCCTATTATGGTCTCCTAGATATAACGAATAATAATTATGATATAGAACAACAGGCTCTAGACGATAACCGCAACTTCATTTTGCGAGATGATTTTGACCGCAACTTCAGCTTGCAGATTTTTGTCGGTTTGCAGTTTTAG
- a CDS encoding glycosyltransferase — MIKQAEKIAILGPAHPLRGGLAAFNERLAKAFIEEGREVKIYSFSLQYPSFLFPGKSQFSTAKAPDLDIEVCLNSINPFNWWSVGRKIAKSQPDVLIVSYWLPFMGPSFGTVLRLVKKFSPNTKLLGLVHNLIPHESRPGDALFNRYFVGPLDGFMALSKKVVQDIKEFLPAPRPAHFHPHPVYDSYGPLLPKEEARAQLKLDPQGKYLLFFGFIRQYKGLDILLEALGDPRLAQYNIKALVAGEFYEDEAPFRQQIERLQLGDRLKLYNDFIPEEEVGLFFSAADLVVQPYRRATQSGISQLAYHFERPMLVTEVGGLPEIVPHGKAGYVVPPENPKAVADAILQFFEYDKNDLFKSYLQAAKKRYAWPAMVEAFDELLIEIPEK, encoded by the coding sequence ATGATAAAGCAAGCAGAAAAAATTGCCATTCTTGGGCCAGCCCACCCCCTTCGGGGCGGGCTGGCCGCTTTTAATGAGCGACTCGCCAAGGCCTTTATAGAAGAGGGCCGAGAGGTAAAGATTTATAGCTTTAGTTTACAGTATCCCAGCTTTTTGTTTCCGGGCAAAAGCCAGTTTTCTACGGCCAAAGCGCCTGATTTGGATATTGAGGTTTGCCTCAACTCCATCAATCCTTTTAATTGGTGGAGTGTGGGCCGAAAGATTGCCAAAAGCCAGCCCGATGTCCTGATTGTCTCTTATTGGCTGCCCTTTATGGGCCCTAGTTTTGGGACAGTTTTGCGGCTGGTCAAAAAATTCTCGCCCAACACCAAACTACTGGGCTTGGTCCACAACCTCATTCCCCACGAAAGCCGCCCAGGCGATGCGCTTTTCAATCGCTATTTTGTGGGGCCTTTAGATGGCTTTATGGCCTTATCTAAAAAGGTGGTCCAAGACATAAAAGAGTTTTTGCCTGCGCCTCGGCCAGCGCATTTTCATCCGCATCCCGTCTATGACAGTTATGGGCCTTTATTGCCCAAAGAAGAGGCTAGAGCGCAGTTGAAATTGGATCCTCAGGGTAAGTATTTGCTCTTTTTTGGCTTCATTCGGCAGTATAAAGGGCTGGATATTTTGCTAGAGGCCTTGGGCGATCCTCGTCTGGCCCAATACAATATCAAGGCCTTGGTGGCGGGGGAGTTTTATGAGGATGAGGCCCCCTTTCGGCAACAAATCGAGCGCCTGCAACTGGGCGATCGTTTAAAATTGTACAACGACTTTATTCCAGAAGAAGAGGTAGGCCTATTTTTTAGCGCTGCCGATTTGGTGGTGCAGCCTTATCGCCGCGCAACCCAAAGCGGAATTTCGCAATTGGCCTATCATTTTGAGCGCCCCATGTTGGTCACGGAGGTGGGCGGTTTGCCCGAGATCGTGCCGCATGGCAAGGCTGGTTATGTGGTCCCCCCCGAAAACCCCAAGGCCGTAGCCGATGCCATTTTGCAGTTTTTTGAGTACGACAAAAATGATCTATTCAAAAGCTATTTACAAGCCGCTAAAAAACGTTATGCTTGGCCCGCCATGGTAGAGGCCTTTGATGAATTATTGATCGAAATACCTGAAAAATAG
- a CDS encoding Rne/Rng family ribonuclease translates to MEKELIISSGGKDTRIALLEDKKLVELHYQKTVNSLAVGDIYLGRVSKLLPGLNAAFVNIGQKGKDAFLHYTDLGPKLRSLIKYSNGAISGGQESHLLDNFKMEADIPKMPKGKITNVLKKGQLIMVQVLKEPISTKGPRLCCEVTIASRYLVLNPFSETIAVSKKIQSDDERNRLKVLIESLRPKNFGFIVRTAAEGRKVADLHEDIQQLMAKWEEIYKQMHNAKGPVKCLSELNKTQTLIRDFWNDDYSRVIVDDEAIYDDVVEELNKVTDGKKDLAKLYNGQRPLFDQYGITRQIKASFGKTATMSSGAYIVLEHTEAMHVVDVNSGHKMSSNDQEKNALRVNLEAAEEVARQLRLRDIGGIIIIDFIDMRQAPHRNELFQHMRNAMSNDKAKHTILPLSKFGLMQITRERVRPQVNIQTTETCPSCQGTGKVQPTLLITDDIKRDLDFVMKSQKPNKVTLLVHPFVQAYIKKGWLHNLQIKWWREYKKWINVRADNNLPITSYKLYNETNDEIRLS, encoded by the coding sequence GATAAAAAACTGGTGGAGCTCCACTATCAAAAAACAGTCAATAGTTTGGCTGTTGGAGACATCTACCTTGGCCGAGTGAGCAAATTGCTGCCTGGCCTCAATGCGGCCTTTGTCAATATTGGCCAAAAAGGCAAAGATGCCTTTTTACACTATACCGACCTCGGTCCAAAACTTCGCTCGCTAATTAAATATTCTAATGGAGCAATTAGCGGAGGACAAGAAAGCCATCTACTCGATAATTTTAAGATGGAAGCCGATATCCCCAAAATGCCAAAGGGGAAAATTACTAATGTATTGAAGAAGGGCCAACTCATTATGGTCCAAGTACTCAAAGAACCTATCTCTACTAAAGGTCCCCGCCTCTGCTGTGAGGTAACTATCGCTAGCCGATATTTGGTCCTTAACCCCTTTAGCGAAACGATTGCCGTTTCTAAGAAAATCCAATCGGATGATGAACGCAACCGCCTAAAGGTCCTGATCGAAAGCCTACGTCCCAAAAACTTTGGCTTTATTGTACGCACTGCCGCTGAAGGCCGTAAAGTTGCCGATCTACATGAGGATATCCAACAACTGATGGCCAAATGGGAAGAGATCTATAAGCAGATGCACAATGCTAAAGGTCCCGTTAAGTGCCTGAGTGAACTGAACAAAACCCAAACGCTCATTCGCGATTTCTGGAATGATGACTATAGTCGTGTTATTGTAGATGATGAAGCCATTTATGATGATGTAGTAGAAGAACTAAACAAGGTAACCGATGGCAAAAAGGATTTAGCAAAGCTGTATAACGGCCAACGTCCTTTATTTGACCAATACGGAATTACCCGCCAAATTAAAGCTTCCTTTGGCAAAACAGCCACTATGTCAAGCGGAGCCTATATCGTTTTGGAACATACGGAGGCCATGCATGTGGTGGATGTGAATAGTGGGCATAAAATGAGCAGCAATGATCAAGAAAAAAATGCCCTGCGCGTTAACCTAGAAGCCGCCGAAGAAGTCGCCCGCCAACTCCGACTCCGAGATATTGGAGGGATTATTATTATCGACTTTATTGATATGCGGCAGGCGCCTCACCGTAATGAGCTCTTTCAGCATATGCGAAATGCGATGAGTAACGATAAGGCGAAGCATACTATTTTGCCCCTGAGCAAGTTTGGTCTGATGCAAATTACCCGCGAGCGAGTGCGCCCTCAGGTGAATATCCAAACGACGGAAACTTGTCCTAGTTGCCAAGGAACGGGCAAGGTTCAACCTACTTTGCTCATCACAGACGATATCAAAAGAGATTTGGATTTTGTGATGAAGTCGCAAAAACCGAATAAGGTGACTTTATTGGTCCACCCTTTTGTTCAAGCCTATATCAAAAAAGGCTGGTTGCACAATCTGCAGATTAAATGGTGGAGAGAATACAAAAAATGGATTAATGTGCGGGCCGACAATAACCTGCCCATTACTTCCTATAAGTTGTATAATGAAACGAATGACGAGATTCGTCTAAGCTAA
- a CDS encoding helix-hairpin-helix domain-containing protein — MIRKDLQKRYEKMEDLFQKFEHRVYGHLEDRLETLESRIDELSDVLAKRLDQLAEQQQAPPQEEVAETEAATPPKEEAAAKDDLCQIKGIGQVMSESLAAEGIHSFQQLAALSAEEISQLDEKISGFQNRLERYNWQEQAKKFIAES, encoded by the coding sequence ATGATTAGAAAGGATCTCCAGAAGCGTTATGAGAAAATGGAGGACCTTTTCCAAAAGTTTGAGCATCGTGTTTATGGACATCTTGAAGATCGTCTAGAAACCCTTGAAAGCCGCATTGATGAGCTTTCTGATGTTTTAGCTAAGCGTTTGGATCAATTGGCAGAGCAGCAGCAAGCTCCCCCCCAAGAAGAAGTTGCAGAAACAGAAGCGGCCACTCCCCCCAAAGAAGAGGCTGCGGCCAAAGATGACCTTTGTCAAATTAAAGGCATTGGTCAGGTCATGTCGGAAAGCCTAGCGGCAGAGGGCATTCATAGTTTTCAGCAATTGGCGGCGCTCAGTGCCGAAGAAATTAGCCAGCTCGATGAGAAAATCTCGGGCTTTCAAAATCGCCTAGAGCGTTACAATTGGCAAGAGCAAGCCAAAAAATTCATCGCCGAATCTTAA